In Nostoc sp. CENA543, a single genomic region encodes these proteins:
- a CDS encoding glycosyltransferase family 10 domain-containing protein has protein sequence MNLKTVGMISSYRNLDQRGDWLWQQTPHQFGLWGNIKMQALAPQPDFLLMYQYDFPKKPQPQSLIDKLRKKLQKPNVDVSSRLRGVPKERIIYLLREPPLEEVVEKNKHYYQVATKYCGYISGPDDFAPVPDYMPAIWYHNNSFQELNEMPVPEKVAPCSWITSGINRTANHRQRLQFLESLQNHQIKFDLYGRNLPVSAKSRGELGNKWHGMAPYYYNLSIENYAENSWYVSEKLWDALLAWCLPIYYGGSAADKLLPPGSFLRLPSLDEKGIAYIQEVTATPDAWYAAKDAIAEARQIILHKLNLLNWLSEFVTKFS, from the coding sequence ATGAATCTAAAAACCGTTGGGATGATTAGTAGCTATCGCAATCTTGATCAAAGAGGTGATTGGCTATGGCAACAAACTCCACATCAATTTGGTCTTTGGGGCAATATTAAAATGCAAGCATTAGCACCCCAACCAGACTTTTTATTGATGTATCAATATGATTTTCCGAAGAAACCTCAGCCTCAATCTTTAATAGATAAGTTACGCAAAAAACTACAGAAACCAAATGTTGATGTTAGTTCACGCTTAAGAGGAGTTCCCAAAGAAAGAATTATCTATCTTTTGCGCGAACCTCCTTTAGAAGAAGTTGTGGAGAAAAATAAACACTATTACCAAGTAGCTACTAAATATTGTGGCTATATTTCTGGCCCCGATGATTTTGCGCCTGTGCCTGATTATATGCCGGCAATTTGGTATCATAACAACTCATTTCAAGAATTAAACGAAATGCCAGTACCTGAAAAAGTCGCGCCTTGCAGTTGGATTACTTCTGGCATTAATCGCACCGCTAATCATCGCCAAAGATTACAATTTTTAGAGTCACTACAAAATCATCAAATTAAGTTTGATTTGTACGGACGCAATTTACCTGTTTCTGCAAAATCAAGGGGTGAATTAGGTAATAAGTGGCACGGCATGGCTCCATACTATTACAACTTATCTATTGAAAATTATGCCGAAAATAGTTGGTATGTCAGCGAAAAATTATGGGATGCTTTATTAGCTTGGTGTTTACCAATTTATTACGGAGGGTCAGCCGCCGATAAATTGTTACCTCCAGGCAGTTTTTTACGCTTACCTAGTTTAGATGAAAAAGGGATTGCCTACATTCAAGAAGTGACTGCTACTCCTGATGCTTGGTATGCAGCGAAGGATGCGATCGCAGAGGCTAGACAAATTATCTTACATAAGCTGAATTTACTTAATTGGTTGTCAGAATTTGTCACTAAATTCTCATAG
- a CDS encoding ATP-binding cassette domain-containing protein codes for MSTRKLLFKFAKPYPGWILLTVLLGFSGALFNGVSTTLIVPIILKIVGQEIDLSNAPPILKSIMTPFDNVQENYRIFVMSLAIILLISLKNLASYVSALTSGAFTRKLTSDIREAGLKVLLEVDLDYFAKMRVGDLLNSLGGEISRAAASISNVIKLIITVITIFVFVGLLLSISWQLTIASTILLSFVTLINQYAIVRAKKFGQMLSEMSRVYSIAVLETLNGIRLVKATGNEEKEFHRIRQLIRDREQADYDSQANSQVIAPLSEVMGITALLLIVFLSRFLFADQVNALSAVLLTYLLVLLRLLPLVSQLNGIRNSFANSAPSVNIVSEFLRLDNKPFMASGDVIYEKLEKGIHFNSLSFNYPGHDKSVLKDVSLFLPRGTTLALVGGSGAGKSTLADLLPRFYDPVSGSITVDGRDLRDFDVKSWRKRMGIVSQDTFLFNESVRHNIAYGRQDATEAEIIAATKRANAYEFISKLPQGFDTMIGDRGVMLSGGQRQRLAIARALLQNPEILILDEATSALDTVSERLVQAALDELSRDRTTLVIAHRLSTVQNADQIAVLDQGQVVEVGTHEQLLQKNGYYARLYSMQFSNVPETTSYSNQSLLRISHELRNKLNSMIGVLHLLLDEMTENNQEDQALIEDSYKSTFKILNTLEIFEDIVQQQNHYLSNASSHNQDDSVQMGHLQKIQELNLKFNALLVSLRSLTENYLEAQQNRYQTLNEALHLGMNLLSFLENFENKIHDN; via the coding sequence ATGTCTACCAGAAAACTACTATTCAAATTTGCTAAACCCTATCCCGGCTGGATTTTGCTAACAGTATTATTGGGATTTTCTGGAGCTTTATTTAATGGTGTCAGTACAACTTTGATTGTACCGATCATCTTAAAGATAGTGGGGCAAGAAATAGATTTAAGTAATGCTCCGCCGATTCTTAAATCAATTATGACTCCCTTTGACAACGTACAAGAGAACTATCGCATATTTGTCATGTCATTGGCGATTATCTTATTGATTAGTTTAAAAAATTTAGCTTCTTATGTTAGTGCTTTAACCTCTGGTGCTTTTACCAGGAAATTAACTTCAGATATCCGCGAAGCTGGATTGAAAGTGCTGTTAGAAGTTGACCTAGACTACTTCGCTAAAATGAGAGTCGGAGACTTATTAAACAGTCTAGGTGGAGAAATTAGCCGGGCAGCAGCCTCCATTAGCAATGTTATTAAATTAATTATTACTGTTATCACAATTTTTGTATTTGTTGGACTGCTGCTATCAATTTCCTGGCAGTTAACTATTGCATCTACTATATTGTTATCCTTTGTAACTCTGATTAACCAGTATGCTATTGTTCGGGCGAAAAAGTTCGGACAGATGCTCAGTGAAATGTCGAGAGTGTATTCAATTGCTGTGTTAGAGACATTGAATGGTATTCGGTTAGTCAAAGCTACAGGTAATGAAGAAAAAGAATTTCACAGAATTAGACAACTAATTCGCGATCGCGAACAGGCAGATTATGATTCTCAAGCTAATTCCCAAGTGATTGCACCACTTAGTGAAGTCATGGGGATTACGGCTTTGTTGCTGATTGTATTTTTAAGCAGATTTCTCTTTGCCGATCAAGTCAATGCTTTATCAGCAGTGCTACTGACTTATTTATTAGTCTTGCTGCGATTGTTACCGCTAGTATCTCAGTTGAACGGTATTCGCAATAGTTTTGCTAATAGCGCGCCTAGTGTCAATATCGTTTCGGAATTTTTACGTCTTGACAACAAGCCATTTATGGCTAGTGGTGATGTCATCTATGAAAAACTAGAAAAAGGTATACATTTCAACTCTTTGTCCTTTAACTATCCAGGACATGACAAGTCAGTTTTAAAAGATGTCAGTTTATTCTTACCCCGTGGGACAACCTTAGCGTTAGTGGGGGGTTCTGGTGCAGGTAAATCTACATTAGCGGACTTATTGCCCAGATTTTATGATCCCGTCTCCGGCAGTATTACAGTTGACGGCAGAGATTTACGTGATTTTGATGTCAAGTCTTGGCGCAAGCGTATGGGTATTGTGAGCCAAGACACTTTTTTGTTTAATGAATCAGTCAGACACAATATTGCCTACGGACGACAAGACGCTACAGAAGCAGAAATCATTGCAGCTACCAAACGAGCCAACGCTTACGAGTTTATCAGTAAGTTACCACAGGGGTTTGATACCATGATTGGCGATCGCGGTGTGATGTTATCTGGAGGACAAAGGCAAAGACTAGCAATTGCGCGCGCCTTATTGCAAAACCCAGAAATCCTGATTCTCGATGAAGCTACCAGTGCATTAGATACCGTATCCGAACGTTTAGTACAAGCTGCATTAGATGAGTTGAGCCGCGATCGCACTACCTTAGTGATTGCTCACCGTCTCTCTACGGTACAAAACGCTGATCAAATTGCAGTCTTAGATCAAGGACAGGTAGTGGAAGTAGGAACTCACGAACAACTCCTACAAAAAAATGGTTATTATGCACGCCTTTATTCTATGCAGTTTAGCAATGTTCCTGAAACTACCAGTTACAGCAATCAAAGCTTGTTGCGAATTTCCCATGAACTGCGGAATAAGTTGAACTCTATGATAGGCGTACTGCACCTATTACTAGACGAAATGACGGAAAATAATCAAGAAGACCAAGCATTAATTGAAGATTCCTACAAATCTACCTTTAAAATCCTCAACACTCTAGAAATATTCGAGGATATAGTCCAACAACAAAATCATTATCTCAGCAACGCCTCATCCCACAATCAAGATGATAGTGTGCAGATGGGACATTTACAGAAAATTCAAGAACTAAATCTCAAATTTAACGCCTTACTTGTATCACTGCGATCGCTTACAGAAAATTATCTAGAAGCGCAACAAAATCGCTATCAGACACTCAACGAAGCTCTGCACTTAGGGATGAATCTACTGAGTTTCTTAGAAAACTTTGAAAACAAAATACACGACAATTAA
- a CDS encoding Npun_R2821/Npun_R2822 family protein, with the protein MSRGIYIIANDKVTDQAIALLNSIRLHDQDTPIIMIPYDDNYHQIAELLNQHYGVQLYADLDFIDRLSRKLHELFGNQFFARPNQFRKQACWFGPFDEFLYIDTDIVVFEKIINNLNYLAESDFICCDYQHLGGIKNVFTSKVLEEKVFTETEVQDIFNGGFWGARKNIISENDLYTTFSECAAHPEYFDFSEKTSDQPIINYMLLKRIPRRFNIVRRPGKAPGNWGGSPQFQTQGNILFDPTVNQPLQYLHWAGIRIQPGCPYWEIWEHYRNLNSALPAANIPAPVKPNQWQKTLNHIKQQLRKLKI; encoded by the coding sequence ATGAGCCGGGGAATTTATATTATTGCCAATGACAAGGTAACAGATCAGGCGATCGCACTCCTCAATAGTATCCGGTTGCATGACCAAGATACACCTATTATCATGATTCCTTATGATGACAACTACCATCAAATAGCCGAATTACTCAATCAACATTATGGTGTACAACTCTATGCAGATTTAGATTTTATCGACCGGCTGTCCCGCAAATTACATGAACTATTTGGCAATCAATTTTTTGCTCGTCCCAATCAATTCCGTAAACAAGCTTGTTGGTTTGGCCCTTTTGATGAATTCTTGTATATTGATACAGACATTGTTGTTTTTGAAAAGATCATTAATAATCTCAATTATTTAGCTGAATCAGATTTTATTTGTTGTGATTATCAACATCTAGGTGGTATTAAAAACGTTTTCACATCCAAAGTATTAGAAGAAAAAGTTTTTACAGAAACCGAAGTTCAAGACATTTTTAACGGTGGTTTTTGGGGTGCTAGGAAAAATATCATTTCCGAAAACGATTTGTATACAACCTTTAGTGAGTGTGCGGCTCATCCAGAGTATTTTGATTTTTCTGAAAAGACTTCTGATCAACCGATTATCAATTATATGTTGCTCAAACGAATTCCTCGCCGATTTAATATTGTTCGCAGGCCAGGCAAAGCACCTGGTAATTGGGGGGGTTCGCCGCAATTTCAAACTCAAGGAAATATCTTATTTGATCCTACAGTTAACCAACCTTTGCAATATCTCCATTGGGCAGGGATTCGGATTCAGCCAGGCTGTCCCTACTGGGAAATTTGGGAACACTACCGCAATCTCAATTCTGCATTACCTGCCGCTAATATACCTGCGCCAGTTAAACCAAATCAGTGGCAAAAAACACTTAACCATATTAAACAGCAGTTACGCAAACTCAAAATCTAA
- a CDS encoding glycosyltransferase family 4 protein, translating to MKKKVSLVVSDLSGGGAIRAFLLGQVLHKLNYEIEVVGFLFGEDLYAIPPANVEVISIKGEKYPQFLTAAKKLIKNLKGDIIYAVKPKMTSFGISLLHKYTSDRPLMLDMDDWELSWYGGDEWQYRPGLKQLYRDIFKPNGALRFPDHPLYLRWIEKLVPKADAITIDTEFLQKRFGGVYVPNGKDTAMFDPSKYNPEASRERYGLTPYRILMFPGAPRPHKGVEDVLMALDLLDESDLRLVIVGGSPYDDYDEQLIQKWGRWIIKLPKCPVDTMPEIVAAAHVVVVPQRDTLTSRAQFPLKLTDGMAMAKPVLSTHVGDITEILADTGYVVDPASPEQIAQQIQSIFQDLDSANARGERARARCVEKYSLEAMAITLESLIAQL from the coding sequence ATGAAAAAAAAAGTTTCCCTAGTTGTCAGTGACTTGTCTGGAGGCGGTGCAATTAGAGCATTTTTACTAGGTCAAGTCCTCCACAAACTCAATTATGAAATAGAAGTTGTCGGTTTTTTATTTGGCGAAGATTTATATGCTATTCCTCCGGCTAATGTCGAGGTAATTTCGATTAAAGGAGAAAAATATCCCCAGTTTTTAACTGCGGCTAAAAAGCTGATTAAGAATTTAAAGGGAGATATTATTTACGCCGTCAAACCTAAAATGACCAGTTTTGGTATATCTCTACTGCACAAATATACTAGCGATCGTCCTTTGATGTTAGATATGGATGATTGGGAACTGAGTTGGTATGGTGGTGATGAATGGCAATATCGTCCTGGTTTAAAGCAATTGTACAGGGATATTTTTAAGCCTAATGGTGCATTGAGGTTTCCAGACCATCCGTTGTATCTTCGATGGATAGAAAAATTAGTACCAAAAGCGGATGCTATCACTATAGACACGGAGTTTTTGCAAAAACGTTTTGGCGGTGTTTATGTACCTAACGGTAAAGATACCGCTATGTTTGACCCTAGTAAGTATAATCCCGAAGCCAGCAGAGAGCGTTATGGTTTGACTCCATACCGGATTTTAATGTTTCCAGGCGCACCACGCCCTCATAAGGGGGTGGAAGATGTTTTAATGGCTTTGGACTTGTTAGATGAGTCAGATTTACGACTGGTGATTGTTGGTGGTAGTCCTTACGATGACTACGATGAGCAATTAATTCAAAAATGGGGACGTTGGATTATTAAACTACCGAAATGTCCTGTGGATACTATGCCAGAAATCGTAGCTGCGGCTCACGTTGTCGTTGTTCCCCAACGAGATACATTAACCTCGCGCGCGCAATTTCCTTTAAAGTTGACAGATGGGATGGCAATGGCTAAACCTGTATTATCAACTCATGTAGGAGATATTACAGAAATTTTAGCAGATACAGGTTATGTAGTTGACCCTGCATCACCGGAACAAATAGCCCAGCAAATCCAATCAATATTTCAAGATTTAGACTCAGCAAATGCACGAGGTGAAAGAGCGAGAGCAAGATGTGTAGAAAAGTATAGTTTAGAAGCGATGGCTATCACTTTAGAATCATTAATCGCGCAATTATGA
- a CDS encoding response regulator, giving the protein MFNNSLLQPHDSCCQKIKRILIVEDDKINRMLLSDYLKYFGYNVLSFPDGENFIFNIKSFNPDLILLDLKLPDIDGYYLLQQVKQHPSCHNIPIIVVSGFAFEIDKEKAIKLGASDYFVKPINLNLLTIAIAKELAYAHI; this is encoded by the coding sequence ATGTTTAATAATTCGTTGTTACAACCTCACGATAGTTGTTGCCAAAAAATCAAACGTATCCTCATTGTTGAAGATGATAAGATAAATAGGATGTTATTGAGTGATTACTTAAAATATTTCGGATACAATGTTTTAAGTTTTCCGGATGGTGAAAATTTTATTTTTAATATTAAGAGTTTTAATCCTGATTTGATTTTACTAGATTTAAAATTGCCAGATATTGATGGCTATTATTTACTACAACAGGTTAAACAACACCCTAGCTGCCATAACATACCTATAATTGTTGTTTCAGGATTTGCTTTTGAAATTGATAAAGAAAAGGCAATTAAATTAGGTGCGAGTGATTATTTTGTCAAACCTATCAATCTCAATCTGTTAACAATTGCCATTGCGAAGGAATTAGCATACGCCCATATTTAA
- a CDS encoding glycosyltransferase, protein MKNKYLFFSRTISLKPDTAHEIHDVLCANAAANLGYDAVLVYPDTQRGKFNPGELFSPFHLRYPEQDFVEFYDVQEKLKIATLPMPWPIDCVGGKFTASMTVLTRYYLPFHLLPQTKIVHTRDWNFAKAAVKNQIPTIYERHYFQSEKFPAEIVHSPFFQIAITQSEPIRQSLIEQGMPPEKVVWLHNGFDQSFLLRQPQQAEEWRKQLLENERQQLVVYSGALYPFKGIDVLIDAAKELPHIQFAITGGKEDQVRAYQQLAKEKQVDNVKFLGWILPRQRLVSLFQAADILVHPHCSGKSADFTNPVKFFQYMASGTPIVITEITPLMPFKDMPLSAVWCEPDQPQKLAQAIQQALDIYPRKISGYLHNIELAHQFSWENRAEKILSYVEEPLRPAMTI, encoded by the coding sequence ATGAAAAATAAATATCTATTTTTTAGTAGAACCATATCACTTAAGCCAGATACAGCACATGAAATACATGATGTGCTTTGTGCTAACGCCGCCGCTAATCTTGGGTATGATGCAGTTTTAGTCTATCCAGATACTCAACGTGGTAAATTCAATCCTGGGGAACTATTTTCACCTTTTCATCTCAGATACCCAGAGCAAGATTTTGTAGAATTTTACGATGTCCAAGAAAAGTTAAAAATTGCTACTTTACCCATGCCTTGGCCAATTGATTGCGTCGGCGGAAAATTTACTGCCAGCATGACAGTATTGACGCGTTATTACCTGCCATTTCATTTATTACCCCAAACAAAAATTGTCCATACCAGAGATTGGAACTTTGCCAAAGCCGCAGTCAAAAACCAGATTCCCACCATCTACGAACGGCATTATTTCCAATCAGAAAAATTCCCAGCAGAAATTGTCCATAGTCCGTTTTTTCAAATTGCTATTACCCAATCAGAACCGATTAGACAAAGCCTCATTGAACAAGGTATGCCGCCAGAAAAGGTAGTTTGGTTGCATAATGGTTTTGATCAATCTTTCTTGCTCAGACAACCACAACAAGCCGAAGAATGGCGCAAACAGCTACTAGAAAATGAACGACAACAGCTTGTAGTTTATTCAGGAGCTTTATACCCTTTCAAGGGGATTGATGTTTTAATAGATGCTGCCAAAGAATTACCACATATTCAGTTTGCGATTACTGGAGGGAAAGAAGACCAAGTTAGAGCCTATCAACAACTAGCCAAAGAAAAACAAGTAGATAATGTTAAGTTTCTAGGCTGGATATTACCCAGACAAAGATTAGTAAGTTTATTTCAAGCTGCGGATATTTTAGTGCATCCACACTGTTCTGGTAAGTCTGCTGACTTCACAAATCCTGTGAAATTTTTTCAATACATGGCTTCAGGAACACCCATAGTGATCACAGAAATCACCCCTTTAATGCCATTTAAAGATATGCCTTTATCGGCTGTATGGTGCGAACCTGATCAGCCTCAAAAACTCGCCCAAGCAATCCAACAAGCCTTAGACATTTATCCCAGAAAAATATCAGGTTATCTCCATAATATTGAATTAGCTCATCAATTTTCTTGGGAAAATCGAGCCGAAAAAATATTGAGTTATGTAGAAGAGCCTTTACGTCCTGCCATGACAATTTAG
- a CDS encoding Npun_R2821/Npun_R2822 family protein, which translates to MDGICTLANDRVYDQLIALLNSIEAIYGRPMPVCVYPYDDNTTQIAAEIARRPHVQLYDNQESIRQWDEFVRRVWDTHPTAQANWQKVNGDKYYRVGTHRRYCAFDGPFDRFVYMDADTLLMSPLDEIFARLDKYDWVVYDFQYKDLSHVYDLSSPKLVEIFTTAELEAKAFCSGFYASKKGVFNSQNQEMLLEKLRQGEAEILYPMAPDQTVLNYMVMRSGISHCNLSYELAEEQKTGCCVTSTHFTSQDNILYDQGKRLTYLHYIGVKSRFFEQLCAGNNVGFPYRDEFLHYRYLHEPNQRPQFTTKPKAYNAPPSLGTKILRKLGLKN; encoded by the coding sequence ATGGATGGGATTTGTACCCTTGCTAATGACCGAGTTTACGACCAATTAATTGCTTTGCTTAATAGTATAGAGGCAATTTATGGGCGGCCGATGCCTGTTTGTGTCTATCCTTATGACGATAATACAACTCAAATTGCTGCCGAAATTGCCCGCCGTCCTCATGTGCAACTATACGATAATCAAGAATCTATTCGACAATGGGATGAATTTGTGCGCCGTGTTTGGGATACTCACCCCACAGCGCAAGCTAATTGGCAAAAAGTTAATGGGGATAAATATTATCGGGTGGGGACTCATCGTCGTTACTGTGCTTTTGATGGGCCGTTTGATAGATTTGTCTACATGGATGCAGACACTTTATTGATGAGTCCCTTAGATGAAATTTTCGCCCGTTTAGATAAATATGACTGGGTAGTTTATGATTTTCAGTATAAAGATTTATCTCATGTTTATGATTTATCTTCTCCTAAATTAGTAGAAATATTTACCACAGCAGAATTAGAAGCTAAGGCATTTTGTTCTGGTTTTTATGCCTCTAAAAAAGGTGTATTTAACTCTCAAAATCAAGAGATGCTTTTAGAAAAGCTGCGTCAGGGAGAAGCAGAAATATTATATCCAATGGCTCCTGATCAAACAGTCTTAAATTATATGGTCATGCGCTCAGGAATTTCTCACTGTAATCTGAGTTACGAACTAGCAGAAGAGCAGAAAACAGGCTGTTGTGTTACCTCTACCCATTTTACTAGTCAAGATAATATCCTATATGACCAAGGTAAGCGATTAACTTATTTGCATTATATTGGGGTTAAATCTCGATTTTTTGAGCAATTGTGTGCTGGAAACAATGTTGGCTTTCCTTACCGTGATGAGTTCTTACATTACCGCTATTTGCATGAGCCAAATCAGCGTCCACAATTTACGACTAAGCCCAAAGCTTACAACGCTCCGCCGAGTTTAGGCACAAAAATTTTAAGAAAATTAGGATTAAAAAATTGA
- a CDS encoding NF038130 family PEP-CTERM protein: MKKTIHAIVIGSAVAMGVSAIATSPAQAGSLTGVTIGGTAYTDYLVYDVKGTSTVSVDKKTANITKILEGNAANPTGNVELRASTEKSTFTANDFTQNTTLSGTIGGEAITLSSLTASDWTSLYKDTGKSFGEYWFNQALTANGFSSLVGTSIGTGFFNAFKNNGGFQRFSDPNISYVNQDDQTGLVSIGLAGHLNATPLLLPYFNLYVNSLPNSPTKTIAKNLQTQLENKKMQASEIVKYTYNGKTDYLFSFFATESGLKETTDGISHSGNYEVTFQGLVPIKTSQAVPEPSIVLGLLGVAGMFTVQRKSKKGI; encoded by the coding sequence ATGAAGAAAACTATTCACGCTATTGTGATTGGTAGTGCAGTAGCTATGGGTGTAAGTGCGATCGCCACTTCTCCCGCGCAAGCAGGTAGCTTAACTGGTGTTACCATCGGCGGTACAGCATATACTGATTACTTGGTCTATGACGTTAAGGGTACAAGCACTGTTTCCGTAGACAAGAAAACAGCAAATATCACAAAAATCTTAGAGGGTAATGCCGCTAATCCTACTGGTAACGTAGAGTTAAGAGCTAGTACCGAAAAATCAACTTTTACTGCTAATGACTTTACACAAAATACCACCTTGTCAGGAACAATTGGCGGTGAAGCCATCACACTCAGTAGCTTAACCGCTTCTGACTGGACTAGTCTTTACAAAGATACAGGTAAAAGCTTCGGTGAATATTGGTTCAACCAGGCTTTAACTGCTAACGGTTTTAGTAGCTTAGTAGGAACTTCTATTGGTACAGGGTTTTTCAATGCGTTTAAAAATAATGGAGGATTCCAGAGGTTTAGTGATCCAAATATTTCTTACGTTAACCAAGATGATCAAACAGGCTTAGTCAGTATTGGGTTAGCAGGACATTTGAATGCTACACCTTTATTGCTGCCTTACTTTAATCTATACGTTAATAGCTTACCAAACAGCCCAACTAAAACTATTGCCAAGAATTTGCAAACACAGCTAGAAAATAAAAAAATGCAAGCTAGCGAAATTGTGAAGTATACCTATAACGGTAAAACCGATTATTTGTTCAGCTTTTTTGCTACCGAGTCCGGCTTAAAGGAAACAACCGACGGTATCTCACACAGTGGTAACTATGAAGTGACTTTCCAAGGTCTAGTTCCCATCAAAACATCGCAAGCAGTTCCAGAACCTTCTATTGTGCTTGGTCTTTTAGGCGTAGCTGGTATGTTCACCGTACAGCGCAAGTCTAAAAAAGGCATTTAA